Sequence from the Sardina pilchardus chromosome 15, fSarPil1.1, whole genome shotgun sequence genome:
AGCACCGGCGTCCCAGGTGTGAAAGAGGCCTGTCGCTCCGAAAAGCGGAAAAAAATGACCGCCCCGCCGCCCCCGCCATTCTCAGAGtccccctcagccccccccaccaccatcaccatcaccaccaccacccgtccCTATGCCACGCCGGGCCAAATTCCGCTCAGGCATCTCACTAGGCAGCCATAAAACCCCCGCCGCCACAACAATAGGCCCCACAGCGGCAGCCAACGGTGCTTGCCAGGTCAcaatctttcaaaaaaaaaaaatagaaaagaaaggaaagggaAGACAATGAAAACCAACATGCAGACAGggaaaggagagcagagagagaaagagagagagagagagagagagagagaggaagagagtgaagaaaaaaaaaaaaacctttggtGAAAGCTCAGTAATAGCCTTCCATAAAGATTATACAGTAAGTGATTTGTTGGGTATTTAAGCTGTCTGAGAGGCATGAGAGAGACACCGCTCGCTCAGCTGATCTGGGGACTGTGGACCCCGCCGGCCGTGCCCCTTGCCTGGAGCGCTTGTTGTGTTTCCGTAGCCACCTTCTGACACGTTCACTGCTGCCGGCTGCCATCTCATCCTTTGAGCTCTTGTTATGATCAGCAGGCCGAGCCAGTAGGGCGAACAAGGGGTTTTCCCAACACCTGTattaatctctccctctctctctttctcttcctctcttcaccctctctctccatctccaggtGTGCTTAAGGACTACCTGCGAGAGCTGCCCTACCCCCTCATCACCAAGCAGCTGTACGAGGCTGTCCTGGATTCCATGGCCAGGCGGCCGCTGCGGATCGGACCCGGCGGCTGCGAGAACGACCAGGCCGACACGGAGCACACCGTCGGGCTCCTGGACATCCTGCCCGAGGTGGAGAAGGTAAGACGCAACACGGCTGTGGCCAAGGCTGCAGTGAGGACAGTCCCGCAAGCGTATACAAATGTAAGCTAAGCAACAGTTGAAGGAACAATCTGACAAAAGTGACCTACTTCCTCTCCCtatagaggagagggagtgaaaaaGAGGTATATGAAACCAGAGGAAAGTGAAATGGACAAAGTTTCTCACACATAGATGTAGTAATATTTTGTGTATACATTTAGGCTATATAACCTAACCAGCAAGTATGGTTCTTTGAGAGTCCTGCTTCTGAATGTCCTCCGTTTTTGCTTGTGTGCAGCTTGTCTAaacggtaaacacacacacagcacagcccatCTCCTTGTGCTCAGGGCAGGGAGATGCTCCATCGTTCAGGCCCTTGAGAGCAGGACAGTCCCAGTGCTGGGCAAGCTCATAGGcttctgccctgccctgccctgcctgccCCGGAGGCTTATTTTGAATTGGCGTTCAATCGGACACCTCAGGCTGCATATTTGCTGGTCCTTTTGTTTTCATGCGTCATCATTGAGTCCATCATGAGTCCATCTTTATTTGGCAGTGCTAGCACTAGCTTCTCCGCTGCAAGGCATAGTGTGATAGAGTGAGTCACACGAGCTCAGCCACTAACAACACGATAGTTCGCTAGAAGTGAAAGGGGAGATACGCCAGAATTTGTCGGTTGAGCGCTTGCCAGGCGCCCGAGGCGGCTTTCGACAGGATCCAAAAATCTGTAGAAAATGCAAATGTCTTCTCATACCACACTTGCTCACACCTGCATTCATTCACCACGTTGTAAAAGATGAGGTGCCGAATTACCTGTAACCAGCTGCGAGCAACCAGAGATATGTACATGTAGGGCACAACGAGAAATGAATAGCAACTAATGATAGCCAGGATACAAATATATCTGTAGTGaggcgagagggggggggtcatcTTTCGCGTTCCTGTGATCTCATGCCCGGTTCGTGTGTCCCGCTTCCTCTTGTCAGGTGACTCTGCGGACGCTTCTGGATCACCTGAAGCTGGTGGCCTCGCACCACGAGGTCAACAAGATGACGTGCCAGAACCTGGCCGTGTGCTTCGGCCCGGTGCTGCTGAGCCAGCGGCAGGACGCCTCGTGCCACAGCAACCGCGTCTTCATCGACTCGGAGGAGCTGGCCAGCGCGCTGCACTTCAAGAAGCACATCGAGGTCCTGCACTACCTCCTCCAGCTCTGGCCAGGTAGGACCGGTCACTGCCTGCTGAATTATGCCCAGACAGCCGCCAGGCCTTTTGAAACATGACCATTGTGTACAAATAGTGAGAGGCCTGTACTTAACTACTAAGAATCTGGACTATTGAGGGTTCTGGAGCCTGATGTTCCTCTGTGCACGATCGATGTAAGAATCATTTGTCATGACAGTAATATTGATGATATAGTTGATGATATGTTAACATATGAGCCACAACATGGGCATCTCACAAGTAGAACAAGAACAAGCATGACTGTAGGCAGAGTTGAAAGGTGAGGGTGAGGATGAAGAGctcattgatgatgatgatgatgatgatggtcagGATCAGGTTTGACTTTTTTGGATCAATATTTGTGTCGGCATGGCTCTTGGGACTGAGCTGATGTGATTTGTGGCCAAGAAGTCCACACTGCTCATCTCTACCGTGGACACCCATAGAGCCACTGGGCCTGTGAACACAAGCACAGatggaaaggcagagagaggccTGTGCTCGACGTTTAAGATGAACTACAGTAGGGTCTGGAGCCTGATTTAGTTCCTCTGTGTAACCCGGCTAGATACGGTCATTTCCCACACTGTTAACCCAAGGTTTAttcattgatttagcaaaaacatgaaaaatatttattttctttattttattctCTTACTAAATTAAAtgaatctgattctgattctgattccttATAAAGTGATGTTTTGATAAACTGGGGTTAGACCCTGGGGCTATTCATACAGTCAATGCAGTCAatactcttctttttttcatttaaaaagtGTCCTGTGGTTTATACAGGATGTGGCTAATACTCAGGGAATTACTGCAGTGATTTGTTCATGTGTTTAGTTGGACAGTACCGCTCACCACTATTTGCTTGGCTACTAGTCACAGCAGCTTACAGTTGAGAGCCAGAgaggcaaacacaaacatgcagataCATTGAACAGCAAGTTAAACTGAACAGCTGCCACGGTTGGCATGGCATGTGTATTGGAACTCTTTCCTCGCCCCGGTGTTTTTTTCCGGCGGTCTGGGACAGATTTCCTCTGGTTTTCTGATGCTTAATCCCCTTCCAGACCCGACTTCTGAGGACTTGCGAGGGGGGCTTTGATCTGGGAGGTTTCTCTGGCTTGGTAATCAGAGCAGATAGCCATTTTGCGTCCATATGTTGCGCTCCTAGATTAAATACCGCCGCCACCAGTGGGTCTGTGGTCACTCTGCTGGAGCGCAAATGTAAACCAAAGCCTCTTCGGAGGTGGAGCCATTTTTCATAAATACCCATGCTGGTtctggtggtggggtgtgtatatgtggtggagatgagcgagtgtgtgtgtgtgtgtgtgtgtgtgtgtgtgtgtgtgtgtgtgtgtgtgtgtgtattgaggatgggggggaggatggggatggggggggcgaCCCACACGGAGCTGTGTCCTTGTCTCTGCGCTTGATGGGCCGATCGTTTGTCTCTTCGGCCCCAACTGTTCCCACCACACGACAGCTGTGGCCGTGGTGCTTTTTGTGGgcagcgcgtgtgtgtatgtgtgtgtgtgtgtgtgctggagtcaGTGGCAGAGCTGAGGATGGAGGAGCCTTTGAGTGTAGGGTTGCGCTGGTGGACCGGGacgggtggtgatggtggtggcgtgcatgcgtgcgtgcgtgccgaCGGATAGACTGCACCCGGCGGCATTGTTGTGGGAATTCTCTGGATGGGATGGAGGAAAGTCCTTGGGGTGGAAGGCAAGCGGACGGGAACGGTCGGTGGTTTGAGACGCACATGTGTGGATTTCTGAAAATAGGTTTTCTGTAAAAACCCTCCCAACATAGCCCACATTTCAATATAACCTccttcacatacatacatagtgCACTATATAGTTGCTTAACAAATAGTGCTCTTTAAAGTGAGCAACCACAGTATTGATACTTAACAAATAGTGCTCTTTAAAGTGAATAACCACAGTATAGTTACCTACCAAATAGTGCTCTATATAGTGAATAAGCACAATATAGTTACTTGCCAGAAAGTGAGTGGATGTTCCGACCGCAGGCATAGTTTCTTTgagcgcctcctcctccctttcttcctgtCAATAGCAGGCATGTGTTTACTATAATTCAAGTGAAGCATTCGATAGGATCTGATTAGTTCTGGTATTCTAGTGTTCACCCCCGCTGCCGAGCGTGCAGAGTCATGTCCACGTCTCCCTCTACGCTCAGGCATGAAAACGTCCGCCTGACCTTTCATATCCGGCACGCACatagctgcttttttttttttttttttttcacgcttCGCCTCCCTTCCAGCCCTCCAACTTTCTGGCGGGGCGTTCTTGGAGGTACCGTAACCTTGACCCACCTGAAATTTAACACTTTTCACCGCGACAACCCAACATTTAAGTCTCCCCCTCTGCTGCTGCCGTCTGCGTGTCTATTTTGTGCAGGCTGAGGTGTAATAGGCAGTGTCTGAAATTAAAGACATTCCTGGCTTAACCTTAGTAGCCCTCGGCCTGTTCCACAAGTCATCGCTGTGTGTTTTCTCCCTTTCTGTACAAAGACCCTTCCTATCAttgcagaagagtgtgtgtctgtgtgtctgtgtgtgtgtgtgtgtgtgtgtgtgtgtgtgtgtgtgtgtgtttttgtgtgttggtttgtttgtgcatgcatgcgtgtgtcacGTGCATTGTGTTCAAATGTAACATTTGTTCAGGACTTTTACAGTGACTTCTATCAGTCCTTATACTGAACCTGATAAAATATTTCTCAGCAGTTTAAAATTTTAAAGCTACATTGTTTGCATCCGTCTTATGCGGAAGTAagaatgtatacacacacacacacacacacatacacacacacacagtctacacacacacttgcagagcATGATATTTATAGGAATTGTGTTTACTCATAATGAGTCAAGTCATTCATAGGGTACCATTTACATAATTCATGTTTATGTGCCGTTCTGTgtcacagctacctttcctgtGGTActccatgtgagtgtgtgtgtgtgtgtatgtgtgtacacattggTATGCGTGTTGCATGTGGTTTCAGTATGGTGCTCATCCAAGGGTTATGCCATATTTCTCCGCAGGTCATGCTGTTCgaacatacgtgtgtgtgcgcgtgtgtgtgtggtgtgtgtgtgtgtgtgttcatgtttggtGTGCATAGAGCAGGTGGTCAGAGAGCAATCATGCGAAGGCAGTAGGGTGGATAAACAACAAcccaagggaggaggaggagcagttagaggaggaggaggaggaggagggtgcgagctgagctgagctgagctgagcggaGTGCCGATGCCAGTGTGTATTTATAGGCAGTCAGGGCCAGCAGGGCTGTGAGAAGCAGCAGAGCAGGAGGCCCCGCTGTGTGGCTGGGCCAGGCCCGGCCCAGGCCCGTCCCATTAGACACACTCTGGCCTCTccgcttctctcctccctcgcttTCTCCCTCGGCTgccatcttcttcttctccgtGGGTGGGGAGTTTTCAAGGTTACTACTTACTGCCTCAAACCCAGTTTAACCTTAAAGAGCATACTGCTGGCCAGATGCCCTTCAAACGCTGATGGACAAAATgttgaattattttagtgaaaGGATTTTGCGCTGCAATATCCATGAAACCAAAAGATCCTTAACCAaaaagctccgctttaaccctctctgatgaaACCCCAGGCCAAGATTCCCCTATCAAACGGTTCCTTCTTTGTCCCTTACTTCAGTAAACAGAGTTGAGAGTTTAACCAACGGTGTTCATCTTGTTCATGTGATTGACTCTTGTCTGCTTTGCAGCAGTCTTTGTTCATTTTGTTGGGATTTGTGATTGATTTCTGTCATGTTTCATGGTTTGCTGTAGGCCCCCACTAACGCTTGCGGACTCTAGGTACACTGTTGTGAGGCACAGGACAGGTAAATGGGTTGTGTTGGAGTGCTGTTACCCCTAAAAGTCCCCTAGAGTGTGGTTTTGATTCTCCCTTTTTACTTTATCGATTTATTGTTTTTTACTCAGGCACTCAAGCAGACACCTTTTAGATTCATAGCtaagaccccccctccccccccctcccacgtGTGGAAGTTctacttttttttgtgtttgatgTGCGTGATGATTGGTGGAGAGGCATCTGCACCACACCACCATTTGGCAATAGAAGCACCGCAAACATGCAGGTTGTCGTGGTCGAGCCTTTCAAACACATTAATCATGCTGTGTAGTGGAGTGGACTGTGTCCTGGCATGTGTCTCTGATTGTATATGGTGTGGGTTTGCATTGCTTATACAATGCATCTGCTCAAGGGCccccgaatgtgtgtgtgcaagcaactGGCATGTATTGGAAAGCTTGTCTCTGCTGCTTGTGTGGTCAGTGTTAGCACAGTGTGGTGTGCCAGGGTCATGTCAGGATTCTCACTTGAAGTGACCAAATAGTATATAGTGTGTTCACCTTCCCTTTCTTAACATGTTGATAGCCGCTAACCttgggggttttttttattccttttatcttctctcctttctctctccctttctctctgtcgctctcttcaGTGGTAGATCCATATGGGAAGACCTCCTCGCCCGTGTCCGAGTCTCCTGCCCTAGCGGCTGccccggtggtggtggtggcggcggccgcCCCGCTGCGGAGGCGGAAGGAGCGGCCCCAGGTGCTCAACCTGTCCGAGGCCGAGATGGCCGGCGTGCTCCGGCCCAAAGCCGGCCGCCTGGACAGCCCCAGCAACCGCTACGCCGGCGACTGGAGCCGCTGCCAAGAGACGTACTTCCGGCCCAAGGAGGAGGCTGACTACGACGACGTGCCCTCCGAGGAGTCCGAGCGTCCGCCAGAGGACAAGGGCGACCTGACCGGGGACCAGCTCAGGCCCTcggagcaggtggaggaggaagaggaggaagaggaggaggagaaacacGGAGCCCTTGGAGAGGTGGTGGAGATGGACAGACCAGTGGAGGTGGAAGCTGAGACTCAAAGAGAAGGGGaattggaagaggaggaggaggtggaagaagtggctgaggaggtggaggaggaggaggaggaggacatggaggaggaggagggaagcagGGACCTCAGCGGAAGCCCCCTGGGGGAGCCACGGAGCTGTGAACACATTCTACTGCCCAGGCAGGAGGAAAGGCAGGGGGATGACCTGCAGCGGCAGCacgaggggaaggaggaggagcatCTGGCCAAAGAGCACACGTACCAGGCCTACATGAAGATCCAGGACATCAGCCCGGTCCTGAGCAACAGGGTCAACCTCAAGGACCTGCAGGAGAGCATCGACATCCTCATAGGTAACCTGGAGCGGGAGCTCAACAAGAACAAGCTCAACGTCGGCTATTGACTGACCGGCCTTCTCAGGAGGGACTCCCTGACTGACCAGATGACGGTCTGAGACAAGGGTATAGGTGACAATGAGGGCTCAGAGGGTTTTGGGCGATGGGTGATGGTACGAGGCCATGGGTAGCACCCTCATAATAATCAGCTCAGCTGAACTGTTGGTACTTGCTCTCCCCAAGGAACTGTACAAAAACCTACAAGAGTACGAACTGTGAGGTCTGGCACTTCCCTCTTTAAGCCTGTTGTATTTTAGCGCTAGATTCACAAGTCAACAGACATTCcttgatttttttgtgtgtttgtgttcatttccATTTGTCATTGTTGAAAGTTTTTGCTTGTGTTGTTCATGGTCGTATCTGTCAACGTTTGTCTATTGTCGTCGTTCTTTCTTCTTATTAGAAGAACCTATTGACCCCAAGGGGTGTAAAAGGTGCCTTAATTGTGTAAAGGTGGTACTTAAGGCAGTGGAGAGAGCTTTTATTTTTGATTTGttaattttttgtttgtttgtttttttgttttctgtggaGGTACTGTGTGCTACAATATTGTTGTAAACCAATGCACTTACAAGGCAGATTTGATTCTTAAGGCGAAGAGGTAGTGGTGCTGGGTCTTGCCACCTACCCTGAAGTGAAACAGCGCTAACACTATAGCTAATGCTAAAGCtgctgggctctgtgtgtggagATTGAAGCCAATAGCTGTGATGGCTCATTGGGACTTAGCATCACATGCTAACAGCTGCTAACAGCAGACAGAGGCACCCTTTCAGATGTGtaaacagtacagtatgttagcAATAAGGGTGCTGCTTCTGTACATAGAACAACACGTGGTACATTTCAAATTGAGGGGGAATTAGAGCATCATGTCTGAGAAAATAACGGGAGCGAATCTGACTGAATGCTTTGAGAGATCTTTCATGTCTATTTTTCTATCCTCCATTctgttttggattttttttttttaaacaaaaaagaaaattgcaGACAAATTGCCTCTTACTGTGAGACAAGAACCTCTCAGTAAGAGGTACGATGCCTGCTAAATCTGATGGTGAGCCTCCAAGAAAGGGTCACTGTGGTCAGGCCTTCAAATAGAATGTAAGGCCACTACCTAAATTAatggacacttttttttttcctttgtcaGAAATCCAGGTAAACAAAATGATCAGTATTTAAcagatatatgtgtatataaatatatataaaaatgtatttggagtatatattttttggacAGCTTATatttacatacatgcatatttAAATGTTCTCAGTTACCTTGTAGTATTGAATCTGTGGATCAGTACCTGTCGAGTAATCATGTTTCTTTTCCCTTAAGCTACCTTGACACATCTTAAATGTGCTGGACTGGAAAAAAACTAATTCACGTCGTTAAAGGACAATAGAGATAATATGTGTCGACAGATGGACAAATTTGTTAAAGTCATACTTGTACATATCCGCTACCTGTTTAGGACAGGCCTGTTTGGTCTGGcattgtgttcatgtttgtgtttgtgttatggtGCAGAATGTCACATGGTCAAAAGCTTTACAGTTAATTATATAAGTGCGTCTTACACCCCTCCCAAACcaacaaccaacacacacacgctctgcctacccccttcccttcctcctaCCCTTAGGTAGTGGTTGACGCTGGCCCAGATCTCTACCAGACCCAGGCAGGAGTCGCTCCAGTTGGTTGCTGGCTTGGGGTCCTGTACATAGACATGACCTGGGTCAAGGGTCAACTTATATGTCGTTCCCCTCCATTCGGCTGCTGCTCTTGGGCagagaaaataatttaaaaaaaagtccaCCTTATCCTCAAGTGCAGTGTAAAAAGCTATCTGTATCCTTGGCATATTGGCTGTCGCTCTAAGCCATTGTAAAGTTTTGCTTAATGCTGTGACTTTTGCAGGCACATCTCAGAGGTTTTAAGCTAGCTAATGCAGTACATCAGCTCTTGGACCCCTGCGGGTCTGTCTGTGTCCAGGGCTATAAAGTGTACATTGTGAGATGCTACtgcctttgtgttttttttaaaagcattcCTTTGGCctgtcttctttctcttcaGCCACCCCCTACAACCCCCCATCCATATCCTacaagcatactgtacagtaatgcTCATCCCTGTCGCTTGCCTACTACATTGGGAGTCTCAATACATTATGATGAGCGTGTCACTAAACAAGATGTTACTTTGTACTGTTATGGAGAAATGTATGATCACATTAAAGTATATATTTCACATGTGCCATCCGACTGTTTTGCTTTTCTGCACTGCCCATTCCTCCTCAGTTTAAGTGCCATGTTCTGTTCTTCCACTTCTGCGTGAAGGAGCAACAAGAGTTCTGTACACTTACATAACCGtaagagcaaaaaaaagaaataataatcaTGTGAGGTGTCTTGTGGTCACATGCCAGCTGAACTTAAGTCTTTGTAGCCTACCGTAAAAATACCCCTGCATAGCACATGATAACAGACTACAGTAAGCACCATGATATCACTTGTTCCAGTTGGGCGAACATGTCCAATTCACACACTTGTATCTGACAGGTGTCATTGACCATACAAAACAGTTCAGAATGGGGGTTCAGTGTGTGACCACCTAAGAGTCCGTTTGCTGACTGTTCATAGGCCATCCATCTGCCCTCTGGCTGCTCTAGGCCTGGCCGTGTTGAAGGGAATGTCCCGGTCGTTAGGGAACAGGTTAGGTCTACATCCTCTGGGGCATTCCCCCGACTCAGAGATCCCCACCGTACCTCTGCCAGGTGATAAAAGTGAAGTAACAGCCACAGACATCACTGAATGTATGGAATTAGTATCTCCAGGCACCGTGCTGTCTTTAGCTGTCTCTGATGTCGGCGCACATAATGTTTTTTTAGGGGCGGGGGAGTTTGCGAGCTCGCGTGATGTTGTAAATCGCAGGTACATAGAGTGCCTCGCGTGCCATTATTTACAAGTGAATGGTTTATGACTTTGACATGTTGCGCATTTGAGGAAGATAGGACATAA
This genomic interval carries:
- the LOC134101799 gene encoding rho GTPase-activating protein SYDE2-like, with translation MEEEEGSRDLSGSPLGEPRSCEHILLPRQEERQGDDLQRQHEGKEEEHLAKEHTYQAYMKIQDISPVLSNRVNLKDLQESIDILIGNLERELNKNKLNVGY